A region of the Planktothrix tepida PCC 9214 genome:
CTAAATAAGGATAGCGAGAGACTCCGGCGGCTTCTTGACCACTATAAAACGGAATCATAACTTGAGTCACCAGTAAAAACCAAGCAATTCCTAACGCAATGGCTATCATTCCAGAAAAACGACGTTGTTCAAAAAAGATTAACCAAAAGCCAATAGCAATCACGGTTAAACTAAACACCGCTTTACAAGCTAAAATCCAAAGAATTGCTAGAATAAACCAGATAAATTTTTTCTGTTTAGCCGCTAAAATTGCCCCAAAAATTGCCGGAACTGCTAAAACATCAGGGTGAAAATCAAATAAATTAATATTAAAAATTTCAGGATACAGTAAATAAGCAATGGCAACCGCTAACGCTAATTGTTGATTTAATCCCGATGAACGCGCTAATTTCCAAGTAATTCCAGCCCCGGAAGCCAAGCAAATTGCCTGAACTAAAAATAACCAATAAACCGTTGGATATAGCTTGTATAAAAAGACTAACGGATAAATGGCTAATGCCCCATGATCCCCTAAAAAATGGAACCCTAAAAAGGAAGAAATAGGTTGACTTCCTTGGCTCATTAAGTATATAATTTGATCATAAATTCCTAAATCATAAGCCGTCGATTGAAATAAAAAATGACGCAAACTGCTATACAAAAACAGAATAATTGTACCAATCGCCATAATTTTCCAGATCGAAAGGGAAAATAAGCCCTTTGTCTGAATTGACGTTGAAGGTTCGGGAAGGTCGGGGTAGGTTTGCATTTTATTCATGATTCACACCGAAATTTAGTCTACCTGAGTGTGAATCTTCTGAACAGTAGAATATTGATTACAACTTCAATCTTTTAACTCATCGACGGCGATTCAAACTTGATTTGAAGCGGAGTTCAGCAATGGGGATCAAGCATCGTACTATGGTTATATCAAATACTTCTTAAGAAAAGATGAAAGCAATTACACTTTTGGGTTCTACAGGTTCCATCGGGACTCAAACCTTAGACATTGTAGCAGAATCTCCCGAACAGTTTCGGATTGTCGGACTCGCCGCCGGACGCAATATCAACCTGTTAGCCCAACAAATTCGCACGTTTCACCCTCAAATTGTTGCGATTTCAGATCCTGACCAATTACCCGATTTAAAAGCGCGTATCGCCGATGTCAATCCTCAGCCGATTTTGCTGGCGGGAGAGGAGGGAATCATCGAAGTTGCTCGTTATGGAGACTCGGAAGCCGTTGTCACCGGAATTGTCGGTTGTGCGGGATTATTACCCACCATTGCCGCCATTGAAGCCGGAAAAGATATCGCCCTGGCTAATAAAGAAACTTTAATTGCTGGAGGGCCGGTTGTCAATCCTTTAATCGAAAAACATGGGGTTAAATTATTACCCGCCGACTCCGAACATTCAGCAATTTTTCAATGTTTACAAGGAGTACCTAAAGGAGGATTAAGGAAAATTATTTTAACCGCTTCTGGGGGTGCATTTCGAGATTGGCCTGTAGAGAAATTAAAAGACGTGAAAGTGGCGGATGCGATTACCCATCCTAACTGGTCAATGGGCAAAAAAATCACCGTTGATTCAGCAACAATGATGAATAAAGGCTTAGAAGTCATTGAAGCCCATTTCTTATTTGGATTGGATTATAATGATATTGAAATTGTGATTCATCCTCAAAGTATTATTCACTCATTAATTGAGTTACAAGATACTTCCGTTTTAGCGCAATTGGGGTGGCCGGATATGCGTTTACCGATATTATATGCGATGTCTTGGCCGGAACGAATTTATACAAATTGGGAACGTTTGGATTTAGTAAAAGCGGGAAGTTTAACCTTTAAAGCACCGGATGATAAAAAATATCCTTGTATGTCTTTAGCTTATGCGGCAGGAAGGTCTGGGGGTTCGATGCCTGCGGTTTTAAATGCAGCTAATGAACAGGCGGTTGCTTTATTTTTAGAAGAAAAAATTGAGTTT
Encoded here:
- a CDS encoding 1-deoxy-D-xylulose-5-phosphate reductoisomerase yields the protein MKAITLLGSTGSIGTQTLDIVAESPEQFRIVGLAAGRNINLLAQQIRTFHPQIVAISDPDQLPDLKARIADVNPQPILLAGEEGIIEVARYGDSEAVVTGIVGCAGLLPTIAAIEAGKDIALANKETLIAGGPVVNPLIEKHGVKLLPADSEHSAIFQCLQGVPKGGLRKIILTASGGAFRDWPVEKLKDVKVADAITHPNWSMGKKITVDSATMMNKGLEVIEAHFLFGLDYNDIEIVIHPQSIIHSLIELQDTSVLAQLGWPDMRLPILYAMSWPERIYTNWERLDLVKAGSLTFKAPDDKKYPCMSLAYAAGRSGGSMPAVLNAANEQAVALFLEEKIEFLDIPRVIELTCDRHRINNRQDPTLEDIIEADRWARQEVIVASEKLAQKVAV